A window of the Planctomycetaceae bacterium genome harbors these coding sequences:
- a CDS encoding glycosyltransferase, with the protein MRNPVMATQLPHPRLTMVITELDVGGAEKAFVKIAIGLKQMGWQVNAVSLRDAGLLTAELTSAGIPVEALNCGGFLDFRAIFRLRSHLKKSPPTVLLSFLHQANIAGRLAACGLSIPLVVSGVRVADIRPSVKWPERWTRCCVHKFIANSSHAAETHSRLCGIPMADFCAIPNGVDIQGIQQIQPIDRAEIGIDRGDVLFAFIGRLTTQKSPLAFLEAFLRMTREIPSCSAVLVGDGPMKQELNQFVEHHQLKSRVRMVGFRSDAIAILRAADALILPSVWEGMPNVVMEAMAAGVPVIASGVDGNRELLAGDLAKQTFAPNDPTALVELMKATVEAKLAGDATVQELQLSVVKEFTWDRCVSAYDRILRQWLAPLDVYPD; encoded by the coding sequence GTGCGTAACCCTGTTATGGCCACTCAACTTCCCCACCCGAGACTCACAATGGTCATCACCGAGCTGGATGTCGGTGGTGCCGAAAAAGCATTTGTGAAAATTGCCATCGGGCTGAAGCAAATGGGGTGGCAGGTGAATGCTGTCAGTCTTCGGGATGCTGGATTGCTGACTGCCGAACTGACGTCCGCAGGTATTCCTGTGGAAGCGTTAAATTGTGGTGGATTTCTCGATTTCCGCGCGATCTTTCGGTTGCGCAGTCACCTCAAAAAGTCTCCTCCCACAGTCCTGTTGTCGTTTCTGCATCAGGCGAACATTGCTGGAAGGCTTGCTGCCTGTGGATTATCGATCCCGCTGGTTGTTTCCGGAGTACGAGTCGCTGATATTCGTCCGTCTGTGAAATGGCCGGAACGCTGGACACGATGCTGCGTCCACAAATTCATCGCCAATAGCAGCCATGCCGCTGAGACTCACAGTCGTCTTTGCGGAATTCCGATGGCAGATTTTTGCGCGATACCGAATGGTGTTGATATTCAGGGGATTCAGCAAATACAGCCGATTGATCGAGCTGAGATTGGCATTGATCGGGGGGACGTGTTGTTTGCGTTCATCGGTCGCCTGACCACTCAGAAATCACCGCTGGCCTTCCTGGAAGCATTTCTGCGGATGACACGAGAGATCCCATCCTGCTCTGCCGTTTTAGTCGGTGATGGGCCGATGAAGCAGGAGCTGAACCAATTTGTGGAACACCATCAGCTCAAATCCAGGGTTCGAATGGTTGGTTTTCGGTCCGATGCAATCGCCATCCTCAGAGCCGCTGACGCATTGATTCTGCCATCCGTTTGGGAGGGGATGCCCAACGTTGTGATGGAGGCGATGGCGGCCGGTGTTCCCGTGATCGCTTCGGGCGTCGATGGAAATCGCGAACTCCTTGCGGGAGACTTGGCGAAGCAGACTTTTGCACCAAACGATCCGACAGCGCTCGTGGAGCTGATGAAAGCGACCGTCGAGGCAAAACTCGCCGGTGATGCGACAGTTCAGGAGCTACAACTCTCTGTGGTTAAAGAGTTTACGTGGGATCGCTGTGTCTCTGCCTATGACAGGATCCTCCGGCAATGGCTGGCGCCACTCGACGTTTACCCTGATTGA
- a CDS encoding C39 family peptidase codes for MDHRLQFDILRQPDNTTCGPTCLHAVYRYFGTELPLPQVIQETSALQEGGTLAVMLGCHALRRGFDASIDTFNLQVFDPTWFLPNGDLKDRDFVIDRLRLQASSKDRPKLKVACDVYTEFLELGGRIRMEDLNGHLLRRYLKQDVPMLTGLSATFLYRESREIGATCTPDDVRGEPSGHFVVLCGYDKEKRSVLIADPWHPNPLSANHLYSVDLDRVICSILLGIVTYDANLLVIRPVATQRKRSAG; via the coding sequence ATGGATCACCGTCTGCAGTTTGACATCCTGCGTCAGCCGGATAACACGACCTGCGGACCAACATGCCTGCATGCGGTATATCGGTACTTTGGGACGGAATTACCCTTACCGCAGGTCATTCAGGAGACCAGCGCTCTGCAGGAAGGCGGAACTCTGGCCGTCATGCTGGGCTGCCATGCCCTGCGCCGCGGATTCGATGCTTCCATCGATACTTTTAACCTGCAGGTCTTTGATCCGACGTGGTTTCTGCCGAACGGAGATTTGAAGGACCGGGATTTTGTCATCGATCGGTTGCGGCTGCAGGCATCTTCCAAGGATCGGCCCAAGCTGAAGGTTGCGTGTGATGTCTACACCGAGTTCCTGGAGTTGGGGGGACGCATCCGAATGGAAGACCTGAACGGCCACTTGTTGCGGCGCTATCTGAAACAGGATGTGCCCATGCTGACCGGCCTCAGTGCAACGTTCCTATACCGGGAATCCAGAGAGATTGGAGCCACATGCACGCCCGACGACGTCCGCGGAGAACCGTCAGGGCATTTCGTTGTATTGTGTGGCTACGATAAAGAAAAACGCAGCGTCCTGATTGCGGACCCGTGGCATCCCAATCCCTTATCCGCCAATCACCTGTATTCCGTGGATCTGGACCGTGTCATTTGCTCGATCCTGCTGGGAATTGTTACGTACGACGCCAACCTGCTGGTCATTCGCCCCGTGGCAACACAACGCAAACGATCTGCAGGTTAA
- a CDS encoding sigma-70 family RNA polymerase sigma factor, with the protein MTHSISDNLATQQSSEEAISSLGMKDTGLDFSGEPTTQCDGLMDQHLLRRFVQDSDPDAFAEIVQRHSSLVMAVCRRVVGQVADAEDSFQATFLAFAKRPRSVRQCRSLTGWLYSVAFRTSVRMVRLRSRQAMVALPEQPPSRDPDLLDVIAADREVAILDEELNSLPQKYREVLVMSYFDGQSSQQIADQMNESKGVIDGRLRQARNLLRVRLARRSVAVGVVTVAAGLTSEPASAASSTLIQSTISLGAQALGHPVPSPVDLTRLEPLVRPELTMINAKLISGIVLGVAVAMASLAGGGLPTGLESQAGTSDGLDAVVEISDANTEKKSGDSSAAALFVTRSGQSSTGNEGAPSRNRSKYVGYSSAAKRRAADEINQLLAETTPQVIFPGDVNLSELMSHIVNQLKETGGRLNVQADLAELDLEGITSLEDVFVRNIELEGISLDSALDLIFAQTANPKLDFIIKDEVVLITTSNAAESEENMFNRSYDVSTILPLFEQDWSAGIKRNSARSMDDGFGGEVGYGMEDGMGAAAMSGGMSGALGMGVGDQEMGAGSMGMGEMGGFDSGTGGMGIETSPRLQDPADRLRETIQQMTAPPSTWRDSDGEGGQIIITGNLMMVRQSRRGHKAVVDVLEQLEEATTSILPAE; encoded by the coding sequence ATGACACATTCAATCTCTGACAATTTGGCCACTCAGCAATCCAGCGAAGAAGCGATTTCTTCGTTGGGTATGAAAGATACAGGACTGGATTTTTCAGGCGAACCCACGACGCAGTGTGATGGATTGATGGACCAGCACTTGCTGCGGCGATTCGTCCAGGATTCCGATCCCGACGCGTTCGCCGAAATTGTTCAGCGGCATAGTTCTCTGGTGATGGCTGTCTGTCGGCGTGTTGTCGGGCAGGTTGCGGATGCGGAAGATTCCTTTCAGGCGACATTCCTGGCGTTTGCAAAGAGGCCTCGCAGTGTTCGCCAGTGTCGTTCACTGACTGGCTGGCTCTACAGTGTGGCATTTCGTACGTCGGTTCGCATGGTGCGTTTAAGGAGTCGTCAGGCCATGGTCGCCCTGCCCGAGCAGCCGCCATCGCGTGATCCAGATCTATTGGATGTGATAGCGGCAGATCGTGAAGTGGCCATTTTGGATGAGGAGCTCAATTCACTTCCGCAAAAGTACCGTGAGGTGCTGGTGATGAGCTATTTCGATGGCCAGTCGTCACAGCAAATTGCGGATCAGATGAACGAAAGCAAGGGAGTCATTGATGGTCGCCTGCGTCAGGCTCGAAACCTGCTGCGAGTCCGCCTGGCTCGCCGCAGCGTGGCCGTTGGAGTTGTCACGGTTGCTGCAGGATTGACCTCGGAGCCCGCATCTGCCGCCTCATCCACTTTAATTCAGTCAACCATCAGCCTGGGTGCTCAGGCACTTGGCCATCCCGTCCCGTCCCCTGTCGATCTGACCCGTCTGGAACCTTTAGTAAGACCGGAGTTAACCATGATCAACGCAAAATTGATTTCAGGAATTGTGCTTGGTGTTGCAGTAGCGATGGCCAGCCTTGCAGGCGGTGGTTTGCCAACGGGATTGGAGAGTCAAGCAGGAACCAGTGACGGTTTGGATGCTGTCGTGGAAATCAGCGACGCAAACACCGAGAAGAAATCAGGTGATTCATCTGCTGCCGCCCTGTTTGTTACGCGCTCTGGTCAATCATCAACCGGAAATGAGGGGGCACCATCCAGAAATCGCAGCAAGTACGTGGGTTATTCATCCGCAGCGAAACGCAGAGCTGCCGACGAAATCAATCAGCTACTGGCGGAAACAACGCCTCAAGTTATCTTCCCTGGCGATGTTAACTTGAGTGAGCTGATGAGTCACATTGTGAATCAATTGAAAGAAACCGGGGGGCGTCTGAATGTTCAAGCGGATCTTGCGGAACTGGATTTGGAAGGTATTACCAGCCTGGAAGATGTCTTTGTGAGAAACATTGAACTTGAAGGTATCTCTTTAGACAGTGCTTTGGACCTGATCTTTGCACAGACCGCAAACCCTAAACTCGACTTCATTATTAAGGATGAGGTTGTATTGATTACGACATCCAATGCCGCGGAATCGGAAGAGAATATGTTCAACCGTAGTTATGACGTTTCAACGATTCTGCCCTTGTTTGAACAGGACTGGTCAGCTGGCATCAAGCGTAATTCTGCCCGCAGCATGGACGACGGCTTTGGTGGTGAAGTGGGCTATGGCATGGAAGACGGCATGGGGGCAGCAGCCATGAGCGGCGGCATGAGCGGTGCGCTGGGCATGGGCGTAGGTGACCAAGAGATGGGAGCGGGTTCCATGGGAATGGGTGAAATGGGTGGCTTCGATTCTGGAACGGGCGGCATGGGTATCGAAACGTCGCCACGGCTGCAGGATCCTGCGGATCGGTTGCGAGAAACCATTCAGCAAATGACGGCCCCTCCATCAACATGGCGAGACAGCGATGGCGAAGGCGGGCAGATCATTATCACAGGAAATCTGATGATGGTCCGCCAGTCTCGCCGTGGCCACAAAGCTGTGGTTGACGTTCTGGAGCAGTTGGAGGAAGCGACTACGTCTATCCTGCCAGCGGAATAA
- a CDS encoding FAD-dependent oxidoreductase, whose product MRQHLYRRGCTPIELLVTDALSIALLMPVMLLIQKTRFALVVLIAICLRVCVAAGDPVSDQQLPTREVTVLNRGVPGENSSETLIRSRRLEADQPTHVVIMLGMNDAMNSRKLVSADKYSQNLTALIEQWRGVGVQTVVLVTNHPVNTDYLKERHPTHPTRESLQAHLEKYNNAVREIAEREQAMLVDWNARIIALSPNQEVASTVSDRQGSLIRGVANSGARDGNHLTAQGSLELAKEISQVIRPRVKQGDVIVCLGDSITFGSHLHGAGTATGQTYPAKLSRLLSGDSNEADVVVYGGTSAGIASAVQAARMGLTVKMICPHGKVGGMTGSGLSATDIPDHESIGGISREFYQRIFNHYSDPAAWTRDKPEPYFDSITRRVFTGRNLKLKMMWVFEPSVARSVFENMLDEAGVEIIRNERLDLSDGVRMVDGSIHAVRLESGREVSGRIFIDATYEGDLMARAGVSYTVGREPNSQYGETLNGIVPGDVVGKDGVSISPYVIENDPNSGYLPYLLHEVPGKVGEGDNRIQAYCYRMTLTDAPDNMRPITRPANYNPLWFEHYARVLALDPQAGVNTGIITVTPMPNRKTDINHCDFVGANFEWPEAGYERRAELAQMHKDYALGKVWFLQNDPRVPESLREKMSQYGLPKDEFTDTDNFPYQIYVREARRMQSDYVMIEQDIRGKRACEDPIGVGSYWFDSHLVSRFVDTDGKVREEGGFWKRRFNYPISYRSIRPRKSECKNLLVPVCLSASHAAYGSIRMEPVYMVLGQSAGAAAAVAVEQDVPVQDVEYAQLRERLVADGQKVKP is encoded by the coding sequence ATGAGACAACATCTCTACCGTCGCGGATGCACACCGATTGAGCTGTTGGTGACGGATGCTTTGTCGATTGCGTTGCTGATGCCGGTGATGTTATTGATCCAAAAGACTCGATTTGCCTTGGTCGTCTTGATTGCTATCTGCTTGCGGGTGTGCGTCGCCGCAGGGGATCCGGTATCTGATCAGCAATTACCAACACGTGAGGTCACGGTTCTTAATCGCGGCGTTCCGGGCGAGAACTCAAGTGAAACGCTCATTCGCAGCAGGCGTCTCGAAGCTGATCAGCCGACCCATGTCGTGATCATGCTTGGCATGAATGACGCGATGAACTCACGAAAACTCGTAAGCGCTGACAAGTATTCGCAGAATTTAACGGCGCTGATCGAGCAATGGCGCGGAGTTGGAGTCCAGACGGTTGTGCTGGTGACGAACCATCCCGTGAACACCGATTATCTGAAGGAGAGGCATCCGACACATCCAACTCGCGAAAGCCTGCAGGCGCACCTTGAAAAGTACAACAACGCAGTCCGTGAAATTGCAGAACGCGAACAAGCAATGCTGGTCGACTGGAATGCCCGCATCATTGCTCTGAGCCCAAACCAGGAAGTCGCGTCAACGGTTTCGGACCGCCAGGGCTCGCTGATACGAGGCGTCGCCAATTCCGGAGCGCGCGACGGCAATCACCTCACTGCGCAAGGTAGTTTGGAACTTGCCAAAGAAATCTCGCAAGTCATCCGGCCACGTGTAAAGCAAGGTGACGTGATTGTATGCTTGGGAGACAGTATTACGTTCGGCAGCCATCTTCATGGTGCGGGAACTGCGACAGGACAAACTTATCCGGCGAAACTCAGCCGATTGCTTAGCGGCGACAGCAATGAGGCAGATGTTGTCGTCTATGGCGGGACGTCCGCGGGCATCGCGTCTGCGGTGCAGGCGGCGCGGATGGGATTGACGGTCAAAATGATCTGCCCGCATGGGAAGGTGGGCGGCATGACTGGATCGGGGCTCAGCGCGACGGACATCCCCGATCACGAATCGATTGGTGGGATTTCGCGTGAGTTTTACCAACGCATCTTCAATCACTATTCCGATCCAGCCGCATGGACACGAGACAAACCCGAACCCTATTTCGATTCGATCACACGCCGAGTCTTCACAGGACGCAATCTGAAACTGAAGATGATGTGGGTCTTTGAGCCCAGCGTGGCTCGATCTGTGTTCGAGAACATGTTGGATGAAGCGGGCGTCGAGATCATTCGCAACGAACGGTTGGACCTTTCGGATGGGGTCAGGATGGTCGACGGATCGATTCACGCGGTACGTCTGGAAAGCGGACGCGAAGTGTCCGGTCGCATTTTCATCGACGCCACTTACGAAGGCGATTTGATGGCCAGGGCCGGGGTGTCCTACACGGTTGGTCGAGAACCGAACAGTCAATACGGCGAGACGCTTAACGGGATCGTGCCCGGAGATGTCGTTGGCAAAGATGGTGTCTCTATCAGTCCCTACGTTATTGAAAACGATCCTAATTCCGGTTACCTGCCATATCTGCTGCACGAAGTTCCTGGCAAGGTCGGGGAAGGCGACAACCGAATTCAGGCATACTGCTACCGCATGACGCTGACCGATGCGCCAGACAACATGCGGCCGATCACCAGGCCAGCCAATTACAATCCGCTCTGGTTCGAGCATTACGCTCGCGTGCTGGCGTTAGATCCTCAGGCCGGCGTGAATACCGGAATCATCACTGTAACGCCGATGCCCAATCGAAAGACCGATATCAATCACTGCGATTTTGTCGGAGCGAACTTCGAGTGGCCGGAAGCAGGTTACGAACGGCGGGCCGAGCTCGCCCAAATGCACAAGGACTACGCACTTGGAAAAGTCTGGTTTCTGCAGAACGACCCGCGCGTTCCTGAATCCCTCCGCGAGAAGATGTCGCAGTACGGCTTGCCAAAAGATGAGTTCACGGATACGGATAACTTTCCCTACCAGATCTACGTTCGCGAGGCTCGCCGCATGCAAAGCGACTATGTCATGATCGAACAGGACATCAGGGGCAAGCGTGCCTGCGAGGACCCCATTGGCGTGGGGAGCTATTGGTTTGATTCGCACTTGGTCAGTCGCTTTGTCGACACCGACGGCAAGGTTCGAGAGGAAGGTGGCTTTTGGAAAAGGCGTTTCAATTATCCGATCAGTTACCGCTCGATTCGTCCCCGCAAGAGTGAATGCAAAAATCTATTGGTGCCCGTTTGTCTGTCGGCCTCCCATGCCGCCTACGGATCGATCCGGATGGAGCCCGTCTACATGGTTCTCGGTCAATCTGCAGGAGCTGCGGCCGCTGTAGCGGTCGAGCAGGACGTTCCCGTGCAGGATGTCGAGTATGCTCAACTGCGCGAGCGGCTAGTGGCCGACGGTCAGAAGGTGAAGCCCTGA
- a CDS encoding YHYH protein — protein MLDSNPSYIQEKANTWYLPKYPKPAKDPIAMDAQNSNGGLPMGPIGVATNGVIFFNPFDHIFETDAVWRLDRCCGHPSPQSAYHYHKYPVCVKTPWSDEGKMHSSVIGFAFDGFPVYGPYEADGLLAKDDTKNPLNDFNLHTDKERGPHYHVTPGKFPHIIGGYWGEVDPKNGRGRRAP, from the coding sequence ATGCTTGACAGCAATCCTTCGTACATTCAGGAAAAGGCCAACACCTGGTATCTGCCAAAGTATCCAAAGCCAGCAAAAGATCCGATTGCGATGGACGCCCAGAATTCCAACGGCGGTCTGCCGATGGGACCAATTGGCGTGGCAACCAACGGAGTGATCTTCTTCAATCCGTTCGATCACATCTTTGAAACCGATGCCGTCTGGAGATTGGATCGCTGCTGTGGGCACCCAAGTCCACAAAGTGCCTACCACTATCACAAGTATCCTGTTTGCGTCAAAACGCCCTGGAGTGACGAAGGAAAAATGCACTCGTCAGTGATCGGCTTCGCCTTTGACGGCTTTCCCGTATACGGGCCGTACGAAGCGGACGGGTTGCTGGCGAAAGACGATACGAAGAACCCGCTTAACGATTTCAATCTTCACACGGACAAAGAACGCGGCCCGCACTATCACGTCACGCCCGGCAAGTTTCCGCACATCATCGGCGGCTACTGGGGCGAAGTTGATCCAAAGAACGGCCGCGGCCGTCGGGCACCGTAA
- a CDS encoding pyridoxal-dependent decarboxylase, with amino-acid sequence MNTIGRSGEDFGLTSGLPVRGFASPLWNLETMDKAKLQSLIDTFFTCDRKQLLEIFGEMLSALEAEQSLPPGMLMSRNYETAQANPEIHTLPGNLKDARDAIFPFFWGTDSWQSKLHLENVKGPPNFASLVGSLAALLKNPNLCVDTYCLRSNELEVKSITSLANLIFYHTQSPWGVFTIGGTISNLYGGKIGIEKVAPGAMRTGLNGKRLVGLVSQAGHYSNSTLAGWLGIGTDNLHAIPTDASMAIRLDRLEEQIDLLYSEGALIAFVICTFGTTDAFGIDDIGAVRDLITRKAQQYEVTVPHLHVDAAVGWVGCFLTDYNTSENALQISSDTLPLVEQMQRATAGFRQADSVTIDFHKMGWGHYPSSAFIVNRREDLALLARTQNEVPYFAEADFRHDPALFTLECSRPGIGPYSVMASLNGIGLNGYRMLIANAMERARQLKERIAQLSYCKVLNMDNPGPGVCWWVLPRGRDAGDIYRRFESNTLSAAERDQYLQEIRRLYYKREATMDPSVDARLSFTRNVGYSPHNIALPAWKAVFFNPRSDEAVIDRIIASIEDVA; translated from the coding sequence GTGAATACGATAGGACGATCTGGCGAGGATTTTGGGTTAACCAGCGGTCTGCCTGTCCGCGGTTTTGCTTCGCCATTGTGGAACCTGGAGACCATGGATAAGGCAAAACTTCAATCGTTAATTGATACGTTTTTTACGTGTGATCGCAAACAACTGCTGGAAATCTTCGGGGAGATGTTGTCTGCTCTGGAAGCAGAGCAGTCGCTGCCGCCGGGCATGCTGATGTCCCGAAATTACGAGACGGCTCAGGCCAACCCCGAGATACACACGTTGCCGGGAAATCTGAAAGACGCGCGTGACGCGATCTTTCCATTTTTCTGGGGCACCGACAGCTGGCAATCCAAACTGCATCTGGAAAACGTCAAGGGGCCACCCAACTTCGCATCTCTCGTCGGGTCGCTGGCCGCGCTGCTGAAGAATCCAAACCTATGTGTGGACACGTACTGCCTGCGGTCAAATGAGCTGGAAGTCAAGTCCATCACGTCGCTTGCTAATTTGATTTTTTATCACACACAATCACCATGGGGCGTCTTCACCATCGGAGGCACCATTTCGAACCTTTACGGAGGAAAAATCGGCATCGAAAAGGTGGCTCCCGGAGCCATGCGAACCGGGTTGAACGGCAAACGACTGGTGGGACTGGTTTCGCAGGCAGGGCACTATTCGAATTCAACTCTTGCCGGATGGCTGGGGATCGGCACCGACAACCTGCACGCAATTCCGACCGATGCGTCCATGGCCATACGACTTGACCGGCTGGAAGAGCAAATAGACCTGCTGTATTCCGAGGGCGCACTGATCGCTTTTGTCATCTGCACGTTTGGCACGACCGACGCCTTTGGCATCGACGATATCGGCGCGGTCCGCGACCTTATCACCCGCAAGGCACAACAATACGAAGTGACAGTTCCGCACCTGCATGTTGACGCGGCCGTTGGCTGGGTCGGTTGCTTTCTGACGGATTACAATACCAGCGAAAATGCCCTTCAGATCAGTTCAGACACGCTGCCCCTGGTCGAACAGATGCAGCGAGCCACTGCGGGATTCCGACAGGCAGATTCTGTGACCATCGACTTTCATAAGATGGGATGGGGACACTATCCATCCAGCGCGTTCATTGTGAATCGACGTGAAGATCTGGCTCTGCTGGCTCGAACACAAAATGAAGTGCCCTATTTTGCCGAAGCGGATTTTCGTCACGACCCGGCACTGTTTACTCTCGAATGTTCACGCCCCGGGATTGGACCATATTCCGTCATGGCATCGCTGAACGGAATTGGCCTGAACGGCTATCGAATGCTGATTGCCAATGCAATGGAACGAGCACGCCAATTGAAAGAACGCATTGCACAGCTTAGCTATTGCAAAGTGCTGAACATGGACAACCCCGGGCCCGGAGTTTGCTGGTGGGTCCTGCCACGCGGCCGCGACGCAGGAGACATCTATCGGCGATTCGAATCCAACACGCTGTCTGCCGCAGAAAGAGATCAGTACCTTCAGGAAATTCGAAGGTTGTACTACAAACGCGAAGCCACAATGGATCCTTCTGTGGACGCTCGTTTGAGCTTCACGCGCAATGTCGGTTACAGCCCTCATAACATCGCGCTGCCAGCGTGGAAGGCGGTATTCTTCAACCCGCGCAGCGACGAGGCCGTGATTGATCGTATCATTGCCAGCATTGAAGATGTGGCCTGA
- a CDS encoding amidohydrolase family protein codes for MQFPVGQCLRIVILPFLLTGIVAPEVHAQVASSQQVHPLEAAMSPDVWRRELRIVDLHQHIEDSPERLERAIRILDRAGVGVGVILGAGTVTSNDNQPSGFQKARERCESLYPGRFMHHMILDYAGWDDADWSDRAVRQIEEGHRLGAAGLKEYKRLGLFLKDGSGKLIRIDDPKLDPVWQRCGELAMPISIHVGDPKAFWLPYDDSNERWTELKDHRSWWFGDPAKHPPRMELLEALNRVIERHPKTTFVCVHFANNPEDLEWVDAAMDRYPNMYADLAARIPELGRHDPALVRRLFEKHQDRILFATDFMVYRKLILGSGGDAENPTDDDAVEFFMKCWRWMETDDRDWAHMTPIQGNWVISSINLSPAVCRKIYFDNAYRLFAGSMPLPVVRAHRISRDFVPDGQLDEAEWRSAVPFRLEYQSNDSAARPELSTPVRLLWSDKFLYLSYECPYREISSWLPASSKERQGLWDYDVVEAFIGSDPGHVNRYTEFEWAPSGESLDLKLDLPAKDFAWTADAESAVSVDKAAKIWRVEARIPLSSLCETAPQPGTRWKLNLYRHDKADQGFLAMSPTLKGSFHVPERFGWLEFAP; via the coding sequence ATGCAATTCCCTGTTGGTCAATGCTTACGGATTGTGATCCTGCCCTTTTTGCTGACAGGGATTGTTGCTCCTGAGGTTCATGCTCAGGTCGCGTCTTCGCAACAAGTTCATCCGCTCGAAGCCGCTATGTCGCCCGACGTATGGCGGAGGGAGCTTCGGATTGTCGATCTGCATCAGCACATTGAAGATTCGCCGGAGCGGTTGGAGCGTGCCATCAGAATTCTGGACCGCGCGGGTGTGGGAGTCGGCGTCATTCTGGGAGCCGGAACGGTCACATCCAACGACAATCAACCATCGGGGTTTCAGAAGGCACGTGAACGTTGTGAATCGTTATATCCCGGTCGCTTCATGCATCACATGATTCTGGATTACGCTGGCTGGGATGATGCAGACTGGAGTGACCGGGCAGTACGCCAGATTGAAGAGGGTCATCGGCTGGGCGCTGCGGGACTGAAAGAATACAAACGTCTGGGGCTTTTCCTGAAAGACGGCAGCGGGAAGCTCATCCGCATCGATGATCCGAAGCTGGATCCGGTCTGGCAGCGTTGTGGAGAGCTGGCTATGCCGATCAGCATTCATGTCGGTGACCCCAAAGCATTCTGGCTGCCCTATGACGACAGCAACGAGCGCTGGACTGAATTAAAGGATCATCGCAGCTGGTGGTTTGGAGATCCCGCCAAACATCCGCCCCGAATGGAACTTCTGGAAGCTCTGAACCGCGTGATCGAGCGTCATCCGAAGACGACATTTGTTTGTGTGCACTTTGCTAACAACCCGGAGGACCTGGAATGGGTCGACGCGGCGATGGATCGGTATCCCAATATGTATGCCGATCTGGCAGCAAGAATCCCGGAACTCGGGCGACATGATCCTGCTCTGGTTCGCCGGTTGTTTGAAAAACATCAGGATCGAATTCTGTTTGCCACCGATTTCATGGTTTACAGAAAGCTGATTCTCGGGTCCGGTGGTGATGCCGAAAACCCAACAGACGATGACGCCGTTGAATTCTTCATGAAGTGTTGGCGATGGATGGAAACGGACGACCGCGACTGGGCACACATGACGCCGATTCAGGGGAACTGGGTGATCAGCAGTATCAATCTTTCACCTGCCGTGTGCCGAAAAATTTACTTTGATAATGCTTACCGACTGTTCGCAGGATCGATGCCGCTGCCCGTGGTCCGTGCTCATAGAATCAGTCGAGATTTTGTTCCGGATGGTCAGCTGGATGAAGCCGAATGGCGATCCGCAGTACCGTTTCGGCTTGAATATCAGTCGAACGACAGCGCGGCCCGTCCGGAGCTGAGCACCCCCGTACGATTGCTTTGGTCAGACAAATTTCTGTACCTGAGCTACGAATGTCCTTACCGCGAAATCAGCAGCTGGCTGCCCGCATCCAGCAAAGAACGGCAGGGACTCTGGGATTATGACGTCGTCGAAGCATTCATTGGTTCGGATCCGGGACACGTGAATCGCTACACAGAATTTGAATGGGCTCCCAGCGGGGAATCACTGGATCTGAAACTGGATTTACCCGCGAAAGACTTCGCATGGACGGCCGACGCAGAATCGGCTGTGTCCGTCGACAAGGCCGCAAAAATCTGGCGGGTGGAAGCACGCATTCCGCTTAGTTCGCTCTGCGAAACTGCACCTCAGCCGGGGACTCGCTGGAAACTGAATCTCTATCGGCACGACAAAGCTGATCAAGGATTCCTCGCGATGTCTCCGACTCTGAAAGGCAGCTTTCACGTACCAGAACGATTCGGCTGGCTGGAGTTTGCTCCCTGA